Proteins encoded by one window of Candidatus Nitrosocosmicus hydrocola:
- a CDS encoding geranylgeranylglyceryl/heptaprenylglyceryl phosphate synthase: MILSRVENYINDELKKHKKLCFALLDSENYDDIGSVARKVETLGASAILVGGSSAIDQLNLDKLVLSIKSTISIPIILFPGNVTGVSPNADAILFTSLLNSEDPYFISGAQALGALLVKKYKIEPLPTGYIIIGENTTAWFIGRAKGIPFDKSNIAVMYSLAAQYLGMRFVYLEAGSGAKKNVSPEMISNVRKYFDGLLIVGGGIRDSAIAKDLVDAGADILVISTLLERDPDWEKKFVDIISAIRS, from the coding sequence ATAATATTGAGCCGAGTAGAGAACTATATTAATGATGAATTGAAAAAGCATAAAAAACTATGTTTTGCTTTATTAGACTCAGAGAATTATGATGATATCGGTAGTGTTGCAAGGAAAGTTGAGACGCTAGGTGCATCAGCTATCTTAGTTGGAGGCTCTTCTGCAATAGACCAATTGAATTTAGATAAATTAGTTTTATCAATCAAATCTACAATATCTATTCCTATAATATTATTTCCTGGTAATGTTACGGGAGTTTCTCCTAATGCGGATGCAATTTTGTTTACATCTTTATTAAATTCTGAAGATCCCTACTTTATTTCCGGAGCCCAGGCCTTAGGAGCGTTACTAGTGAAGAAGTACAAAATTGAACCTTTACCCACCGGTTATATAATAATTGGGGAAAATACCACCGCTTGGTTTATTGGTAGGGCTAAAGGAATACCTTTTGACAAATCAAATATTGCAGTTATGTACTCTTTAGCGGCACAATATTTGGGTATGCGATTTGTTTACTTAGAGGCGGGATCTGGAGCTAAGAAAAATGTGTCTCCGGAAATGATATCTAATGTTCGGAAATATTTTGATGGACTACTAATTGTTGGAGGAGGCATAAGAGATTCAGCAATAGCTAAGGACTTAGTCGATGCAGGAGCAGATATTTTAGTTATTAGTACACTTTTAGAACGTGATCCTGATTGGGAGAAGAAATTTGTTGATATTATTTCAGCTATTCGTTCGTAA
- a CDS encoding P-II family nitrogen regulator, producing the protein MKKIEIIIPDRELQTVGGVLKDNNIGGMSYYRVEGKGKAKPEPVSIGRGTMQYTPEFIPRTKVEIVVRDDVVDKLVNTLLEALSDKIGGKIFISDIQEAISIRTKARGDSAI; encoded by the coding sequence GTGAAAAAGATTGAAATAATAATTCCAGACAGAGAGCTTCAAACTGTTGGTGGAGTTTTAAAGGATAATAACATTGGTGGGATGAGCTACTATCGAGTAGAGGGAAAAGGAAAAGCCAAACCCGAACCTGTTTCAATTGGACGTGGTACGATGCAATATACTCCAGAATTTATTCCGAGAACAAAAGTTGAGATAGTTGTAAGAGATGATGTGGTAGATAAGTTAGTAAATACCTTACTGGAAGCATTGAGTGATAAAATAGGAGGCAAAATTTTCATATCTGATATACAAGAGGCAATAAGCATTAGAACAAAGGCTAGAGGAGATTCTGCCATTTAA
- a CDS encoding winged helix-turn-helix domain-containing protein, with protein MKYRSRTEITVLILEAANGGATKTKIMYKSFLSYAQLKEYFTMLIENGLLEYEDRLINMYRTTEKGLRLLKIYNQIEEIIPQIQTK; from the coding sequence ATGAAATATAGAAGTAGAACAGAAATAACTGTCTTAATACTAGAAGCAGCAAACGGTGGGGCTACAAAGACAAAAATCATGTACAAATCATTCCTTTCATACGCACAGCTAAAAGAATACTTCACAATGTTAATTGAGAATGGTTTGTTAGAATATGAAGACAGATTAATAAACATGTATAGAACCACAGAAAAAGGGTTAAGATTATTAAAGATATATAATCAGATAGAGGAAATAATACCACAGATTCAAACAAAGTAG
- a CDS encoding winged helix-turn-helix domain-containing protein — MKYRSRTEITVLILEAANGGATKTKIMYKSFLSYAQLKEYFTMLIENGLLEYEDGTQKYRTTEKGLRLLKIYNQIEELIPSTINTSNKEPF; from the coding sequence ATGAAATATAGAAGTAGAACAGAAATAACTGTCTTAATACTAGAAGCAGCAAACGGTGGGGCTACAAAGACAAAAATCATGTACAAATCATTCCTTTCATACGCACAGCTAAAAGAATACTTCACAATGTTAATTGAGAATGGTTTGTTAGAATATGAAGATGGAACTCAAAAGTATAGAACCACAGAAAAAGGGTTAAGATTATTAAAGATATATAATCAGATAGAAGAATTAATCCCAAGTACCATAAATACGTCCAACAAAGAACCTTTTTAA
- a CDS encoding winged helix-turn-helix domain-containing protein translates to MKYRSRTEITVLILEAANGGATKTKIMYKSFLSYAQLKEYFTMLIENGLLEYEDGTQKYRTTEKGLRLLKIYNQIEELIPSTIK, encoded by the coding sequence ATGAAATATAGAAGTAGAACAGAAATAACTGTCTTAATACTAGAAGCAGCAAACGGTGGGGCTACAAAGACAAAAATCATGTACAAATCATTCCTTTCATACGCACAGCTAAAAGAATACTTCACAATGTTAATTGAGAATGGTTTGTTAGAATATGAAGATGGAACTCAAAAGTATAGAACCACAGAAAAAGGGTTAAGATTATTAAAGATATATAATCAGATAGAAGAATTAATCCCAAGTACCATCAAATAA
- a CDS encoding helix-turn-helix domain-containing protein → MSLEFVLLIFNYSIVPFVSAIILFFLVLKGYRKLKYRYLCKHDLDLFVVDLDKQARMQAGQIEQILNQLDLVYEKIDKTEKKIKEIQEIKNLLEERVQLINDERIKSHFSVASPIRNYLSSSNDVLDTYNHNKKSHNHVHLVQDDERRNGTIEYILKKLEDTSLSTKEIQLMIGRTREHTSRLMKKLYEEDLVEREISNKPFRYTITDEGRRRLSKHSSLNIHYHSEHQNSENSTDRLIENQ, encoded by the coding sequence GTGAGTCTAGAATTTGTACTATTGATATTTAATTATTCCATAGTTCCATTTGTATCTGCGATTATCCTCTTCTTTCTTGTGTTGAAAGGGTACCGAAAATTAAAATACAGATATCTTTGCAAACATGATTTGGATTTATTTGTGGTTGACTTAGATAAGCAGGCAAGAATGCAAGCAGGTCAAATAGAGCAAATATTGAATCAATTAGATTTAGTTTATGAAAAAATCGATAAAACAGAGAAAAAAATAAAAGAAATTCAAGAAATTAAAAATTTATTGGAGGAACGTGTGCAGTTAATTAATGACGAAAGAATCAAATCACATTTTTCTGTAGCATCACCAATCCGAAACTACTTAAGTAGCTCAAATGATGTTTTAGATACATATAATCACAATAAAAAATCACACAATCACGTTCATTTAGTTCAAGATGATGAACGTAGAAATGGTACGATCGAGTATATTCTTAAAAAATTGGAAGATACATCTTTAAGTACTAAAGAAATTCAGCTAATGATAGGTAGAACAAGAGAGCATACTTCAAGATTGATGAAGAAACTATATGAAGAGGATTTAGTTGAAAGAGAAATATCTAACAAGCCTTTTAGATATACAATCACAGATGAAGGTCGTAGACGGTTGTCAAAGCATTCTTCTTTAAATATTCATTATCACTCTGAGCATCAGAATAGTGAGAATTCAACTGACCGGCTGATAGAGAATCAGTAA
- a CDS encoding Cdc6/Cdc18 family protein, protein MDSDYLDNIFDKAVKGTALIKNRKTLTIDYVPEKLPFRDEESKIIAQVLSVVLKNGRPSNLLVFGKPGTGKTAVVKNVIARLKKKSVEHRVEITVTMINAKISNTSYKVLYDIAEEIGINRFDKKLRVHFTGLSMGEATDRILEYLKKNNLHVLLVIDEIDSLVDRNGDDVLYSLTRANERLLDSGFISLIGISNSLTFKDKLDPRVRSSLSEEEIVFNPYTIIQLREILNDRSRLAFNDGSISQAAINLCAAVAGKENGDARKAIDLLRVAAEIAERERDNMVNENHIREAQDKIEKDTNYEVIRNSTTHTKLIILAILKSQTGMTGDVYDKYVSLCNQIEHDSLTQRRVTQIISELDQLGLITSNVVSHGRYGRSQIIKIAVSSDTVTKALKDDNFISILL, encoded by the coding sequence ATGGATTCAGATTATTTGGATAATATTTTTGATAAAGCAGTTAAAGGAACTGCTTTGATTAAGAATAGAAAGACATTAACAATAGACTACGTTCCGGAAAAACTACCATTTAGAGATGAAGAGTCTAAAATTATTGCCCAAGTATTATCTGTTGTATTGAAAAATGGACGACCGTCTAATCTATTGGTATTTGGAAAACCTGGAACCGGAAAAACCGCTGTAGTTAAAAATGTAATTGCGAGGTTAAAGAAAAAATCTGTGGAACATAGAGTGGAAATAACTGTTACTATGATTAATGCAAAGATTTCAAATACCTCCTACAAAGTTCTATACGACATAGCTGAGGAAATTGGAATTAACCGCTTCGACAAAAAACTAAGGGTTCATTTTACTGGACTATCAATGGGGGAAGCCACCGATAGGATTCTTGAATATTTAAAGAAAAATAATCTACATGTATTGTTAGTTATTGATGAAATAGATTCTTTAGTAGATAGAAATGGAGATGATGTTTTATATAGCCTTACTAGGGCAAATGAACGTTTGTTGGATAGTGGGTTTATATCATTAATTGGGATCTCTAATAGTCTTACATTCAAAGATAAATTGGATCCGAGGGTCCGGAGTAGCTTAAGCGAAGAAGAAATAGTGTTTAATCCTTATACCATTATTCAACTTAGAGAAATTCTAAATGATAGGTCAAGACTTGCTTTTAACGATGGATCCATCAGTCAAGCTGCTATTAATTTATGTGCTGCTGTGGCGGGCAAAGAAAATGGAGATGCTAGAAAGGCAATTGATCTTTTGAGAGTAGCTGCTGAAATTGCTGAAAGAGAAAGAGATAACATGGTTAATGAAAATCATATAAGGGAAGCACAAGATAAAATTGAAAAAGATACCAATTACGAAGTAATTAGAAATTCCACCACACACACAAAATTAATTATCTTAGCAATTTTGAAATCTCAAACTGGGATGACTGGCGATGTTTATGACAAATATGTTTCACTATGTAACCAAATTGAACATGATTCATTAACTCAAAGAAGAGTAACTCAAATAATCAGTGAATTAGATCAGCTGGGATTAATTACATCCAATGTAGTAAGCCATGGTAGATATGGCCGTTCTCAAATAATCAAAATTGCTGTTTCTTCTGATACAGTAACTAAAGCATTAAAGGATGATAATTTCATTTCTATTTTATTATAA
- a CDS encoding universal stress protein, which translates to MNFRILAPVDGSENSMRSLDHALMLSSKLGSKLTILYVLEIPPFVYIQSQKLVNSIMLELEKEAKEILENCLKRAKDYELEIETTFLEGQNVGSIIIDYIEKNNFNYIVIGSRGKGKFKHAILGSVSHRVLHHSKVPVLVVK; encoded by the coding sequence GTGAATTTTAGAATTCTTGCTCCTGTTGATGGCTCTGAAAATTCTATGAGATCTTTGGATCATGCATTGATGCTGAGCTCAAAACTAGGCTCAAAACTAACAATTTTATATGTTCTCGAGATTCCTCCTTTTGTTTATATACAATCCCAAAAACTCGTGAATTCTATAATGTTAGAATTAGAGAAAGAAGCTAAGGAAATTCTTGAAAATTGCCTTAAAAGAGCAAAGGATTATGAATTAGAAATAGAAACTACATTCCTGGAAGGACAAAACGTAGGATCTATAATAATCGATTATATTGAGAAGAACAATTTTAACTATATCGTCATTGGAAGTCGAGGCAAGGGCAAGTTTAAACATGCAATACTAGGAAGTGTCTCCCATAGAGTTCTTCATCATAGTAAGGTTCCTGTCTTGGTTGTTAAATAA